One window of candidate division KSB1 bacterium genomic DNA carries:
- a CDS encoding TolC family protein: protein MKFKSLQIIFIFLIANFFVGSGMAQETWILTLEESINIALGKSYNAKRLEESLTSSRMNLKAAEASFKSDGQLVFSSLPEFQEGIRQTPIPGGGFSFDREKFTNLQAEFFANQPIAATDGVFSIVGSMQRFDQTAINKVTVDGNTFEETTELTNYRPQLRIQFRQPMFTINRRKIGYQKARLNLEDTEQQYTRSQLDIIFNVTSNFYSLYRAQEQLSIDRDQVSQSENAYRIANLKQQAGLLPEVEALRLEIDLANARNTATNSEAALEESKDAFKLLIGIPITTNISAITELTYQPIQVSLEKAINEALNRRTELRSDEINVELNQINVEETDSQSEIVGELFLSYGILKVADKFKDAFNQFDNDRSVKFSLTLPIWDWGRNASQVQAAIANLNTTRLTQQNRIEQIKKEIRTVVRNLQSARLRAEITQRSEALAERSYRISLLIFENGDLSSQDLALEQNRLTQARISSLQAIIDHKQSLADLRRKTLWDFELNEPVRVIIPGQD, encoded by the coding sequence ATGAAATTCAAAAGCTTGCAGATAATTTTTATATTCCTTATTGCAAACTTTTTTGTGGGATCGGGTATGGCCCAGGAAACATGGATACTAACATTAGAGGAAAGTATCAATATTGCTTTAGGTAAAAGCTACAACGCTAAGAGACTGGAAGAATCTTTGACCAGTTCCCGGATGAACCTCAAAGCCGCGGAGGCCAGCTTTAAGAGTGATGGTCAATTGGTGTTCTCGAGTTTACCTGAATTTCAGGAGGGAATCAGGCAGACTCCGATTCCCGGTGGTGGATTTTCTTTTGATCGTGAAAAATTCACCAATCTCCAGGCTGAATTTTTTGCTAACCAACCCATCGCTGCGACGGACGGGGTGTTTTCGATTGTGGGTTCCATGCAGCGGTTTGATCAAACTGCTATTAATAAAGTTACAGTAGATGGAAACACTTTCGAAGAGACTACTGAATTAACAAACTACAGACCGCAATTACGAATCCAATTTCGACAACCCATGTTTACCATTAACCGAAGGAAAATCGGGTACCAAAAAGCTCGCCTAAATTTAGAAGATACTGAGCAGCAATATACTCGCAGTCAATTGGATATCATCTTTAATGTCACCTCCAATTTTTATAGCCTTTACAGGGCGCAAGAACAACTATCAATCGACCGGGATCAAGTTAGCCAGTCAGAAAATGCATACCGTATTGCTAATCTAAAACAACAGGCAGGTTTATTGCCTGAAGTAGAAGCGTTGCGACTGGAAATTGATTTAGCCAATGCGAGAAATACAGCAACCAATAGTGAAGCGGCCTTGGAAGAATCAAAAGATGCATTTAAGCTGTTGATTGGCATTCCTATTACAACGAATATAAGCGCCATCACAGAATTAACCTACCAGCCGATCCAGGTTTCATTAGAGAAAGCAATTAACGAAGCCTTGAACAGACGAACTGAATTAAGATCTGATGAGATCAATGTTGAACTCAATCAAATCAACGTTGAGGAGACAGACAGTCAAAGCGAAATCGTTGGCGAGCTATTTTTAAGCTATGGTATTTTAAAAGTTGCGGATAAATTTAAAGACGCTTTCAATCAATTTGACAATGATAGGAGTGTAAAATTCAGTTTAACACTGCCAATATGGGATTGGGGAAGGAACGCGTCCCAAGTTCAGGCGGCAATCGCCAATCTAAATACCACTCGTTTAACCCAACAAAACCGTATTGAACAAATTAAAAAAGAAATCCGAACTGTAGTTCGTAACCTGCAATCGGCGCGACTGCGAGCCGAAATCACTCAACGAAGCGAGGCTTTAGCTGAAAGAAGTTATAGAATAAGTTTGCTGATATTTGAAAATGGCGATCTCAGTTCCCAGGATTTAGCATTGGAGCAAAATCGACTTACACAAGCAAGAATTAGTTCTTTACAAGCCATTATTGATCACAAACAATCATTAGCAGATTTACGCCGCAAAACCCTGTGGGATTTTGAACTAAATGAACCTGTTCGTGTCATAATTCCAGGTCAAGATTGA
- a CDS encoding efflux RND transporter permease subunit, which produces MNLPQFSVKFPVTVTMIMCGIAILGFISFNRLGTDLLPSIYNPKIVVEIQSGERAPQDMEQRFTRRLEGSLATVSKVVDVRSVTSVGRVRVTTTFSWGTDMDFALLDVQKKVASFESDPEIDKVTVATFDPQEEPIMIYALNASISGDRDLDELRRLAEEVIKRGLERLDGVASVQTYGGIKQAVQVKLDEYLLAAYGLGTQDIKNKIRQANANASGGKLIESDKAYLIKGIGKYTNIEEVAATVIGYKSTTQGTNGESPSTGARQSEMTFSGDKVPILLSDVAEVIYAPEERLDIVRFNGEESIGLYIYKESKENTVRVAKQVTDEVVRLQSELPGLQFTQIYSQSSFIEKAIGEVETTAIIGIFLAILVLYVFLKNMGATLIVSLAIPISILATFTLMYFQRLTLNVMTLGGLALGAGMLVDNAIVVIENIFRRRQLGEDSEKASILGATEVGVAIAASTLTTIIVFLPIVYVQGVAAELFREQAWVVAFSLLSSLLVAFLLIPTLTAKLFRKKSFKLEQKQLQFPFYEKTLQWALNHRWIVVSMAVGLLVISIVLLPVIGSEFVPRSIENQLQIDIELTTGTPLDKTAIVIESIEHRIQQVLGEQLENCYSTINVQTAQSLFNTNSQQNEHQSTITLNLVSNAISPHQAIELLKPNLTFPGISTSFRIKESSLQQTIGTNQAPIVIEIRGEDLSTLHSLTTLTAEALSTSKTLQNITTSLKQGRPELRLSIDRVLAANFGLDVQQIGNLIQERLSGEVVSDFYSQGNDRDILVSYPKSTLTELKNLQIQTPTQAVLRLKDIVEFIPGEGPAEIHRHNQTRVSNVSAQLVEGITLSQAVAEIDPILANISLPPNYEIRFTGEEASRQESFSQLKFALLLSIILVYMVLASLFESLVHPFTILLTLPLAGVGVVLAFLLVGEPFSVMAYIGIIMLAGIAANDSIILVDYVNRLRADGKALRAAILQAGKDRLRPILMTSVTTILALLPLTIGIGEGTRLRAPMAIAVIGGLVTSTILTLVVIPVVYEIIDGLRRRAS; this is translated from the coding sequence ATGAATTTACCACAATTTTCAGTCAAGTTCCCGGTTACAGTTACTATGATCATGTGTGGTATCGCCATCCTGGGATTCATTTCATTCAACCGCCTGGGAACAGATTTACTGCCTTCCATTTATAATCCAAAAATTGTCGTCGAAATCCAGTCAGGTGAACGTGCGCCCCAGGATATGGAGCAGCGTTTCACTCGCCGGCTTGAAGGATCTCTCGCTACTGTGAGTAAAGTTGTCGATGTCCGTTCAGTTACGAGCGTCGGGCGAGTCCGAGTCACTACCACATTTAGTTGGGGAACGGATATGGATTTCGCTTTGTTGGATGTGCAAAAGAAGGTGGCCAGCTTTGAATCCGATCCTGAGATCGACAAGGTTACAGTTGCCACCTTTGATCCTCAAGAAGAACCCATTATGATTTATGCTCTAAACGCATCTATTTCCGGCGATAGGGATCTGGATGAATTACGACGTTTAGCGGAAGAGGTCATAAAACGAGGTCTGGAACGATTAGATGGAGTAGCAAGTGTTCAAACTTATGGTGGGATAAAACAGGCAGTGCAAGTCAAATTGGATGAATATCTCCTCGCTGCTTACGGACTTGGCACACAAGATATCAAAAACAAAATAAGGCAGGCAAATGCTAATGCATCTGGTGGAAAACTCATCGAATCGGATAAAGCTTACCTGATAAAGGGAATTGGAAAGTATACCAATATTGAGGAGGTTGCCGCAACGGTTATTGGCTACAAATCTACTACCCAGGGCACCAATGGGGAGAGCCCATCTACCGGAGCCCGACAAAGCGAAATGACTTTCTCCGGGGATAAAGTACCAATCTTATTAAGCGATGTGGCTGAAGTAATTTATGCTCCGGAAGAAAGATTGGATATCGTTCGCTTTAACGGTGAGGAAAGCATAGGGTTATACATTTATAAAGAATCCAAAGAGAATACAGTCCGAGTTGCAAAACAAGTTACAGATGAAGTTGTTCGCTTACAAAGTGAATTGCCCGGTTTGCAATTCACTCAAATCTACAGCCAATCTTCCTTTATCGAAAAAGCTATAGGTGAAGTCGAAACCACTGCAATTATCGGTATATTTTTAGCAATCCTGGTATTGTATGTTTTTCTCAAAAATATGGGCGCTACACTGATTGTGAGTTTAGCCATTCCGATCTCCATACTGGCAACCTTTACACTCATGTATTTTCAACGTCTAACATTAAATGTGATGACCCTCGGAGGATTAGCACTTGGCGCCGGTATGCTGGTAGATAATGCCATCGTAGTTATTGAAAATATATTCAGACGACGGCAATTGGGCGAAGATTCTGAAAAGGCTTCTATCCTGGGTGCTACCGAAGTTGGGGTTGCCATTGCGGCTTCTACTTTGACAACAATTATCGTATTTCTACCTATTGTATATGTTCAGGGAGTTGCAGCTGAATTATTTCGGGAGCAAGCATGGGTAGTTGCGTTTTCACTTCTCTCTTCCTTGCTGGTTGCGTTTCTATTGATCCCCACTCTAACTGCCAAACTGTTCCGTAAGAAATCCTTTAAATTAGAACAAAAGCAACTTCAATTCCCATTCTATGAAAAAACTTTGCAGTGGGCATTAAACCACCGATGGATTGTAGTAAGTATGGCAGTTGGTTTGCTTGTTATTTCTATCGTTCTCCTTCCTGTAATCGGCTCGGAATTTGTTCCACGAAGTATTGAAAACCAACTTCAAATCGATATAGAATTAACAACTGGAACACCTCTAGATAAAACTGCCATTGTTATTGAAAGTATCGAACATAGAATTCAACAGGTGTTAGGAGAACAATTAGAAAACTGCTACTCGACGATAAATGTCCAAACCGCTCAATCTTTATTTAATACAAACTCGCAGCAAAATGAACATCAATCAACCATAACACTTAACCTGGTTTCGAACGCAATTTCACCACACCAAGCGATTGAGCTACTGAAACCAAATCTAACCTTTCCGGGAATATCCACGTCCTTTCGGATTAAAGAAAGCAGTCTACAGCAAACAATTGGCACAAACCAGGCGCCAATTGTTATTGAGATTCGGGGAGAAGACCTCTCGACTTTACACAGTTTGACGACTCTAACCGCTGAAGCTCTTTCAACCAGTAAGACATTACAAAATATAACCACAAGTTTAAAACAGGGTCGACCCGAGTTAAGACTAAGCATCGATAGAGTATTGGCTGCAAATTTTGGCTTAGATGTCCAACAGATTGGCAACCTTATCCAGGAAAGGTTAAGCGGTGAAGTAGTATCAGACTTCTATTCCCAGGGCAATGACAGAGATATATTGGTTTCGTATCCAAAATCAACATTAACAGAATTGAAAAATCTACAAATTCAAACCCCAACTCAAGCGGTTTTGCGTTTGAAAGATATTGTTGAATTTATCCCTGGCGAAGGTCCTGCAGAAATTCATCGACATAATCAAACACGTGTTTCGAATGTAAGCGCTCAACTAGTGGAAGGAATAACGCTTAGCCAGGCAGTGGCAGAGATCGATCCAATTTTAGCCAATATTTCTTTACCACCAAATTACGAAATCAGGTTTACCGGTGAGGAAGCATCTCGCCAGGAATCGTTTTCTCAACTAAAATTTGCTCTACTCTTATCGATTATTTTGGTTTATATGGTATTGGCATCGTTATTCGAAAGTCTGGTTCATCCATTCACCATATTACTGACTCTGCCTCTGGCGGGCGTTGGAGTTGTATTGGCATTTCTTTTGGTGGGTGAGCCATTTAGTGTGATGGCGTATATCGGAATTATTATGCTGGCTGGTATTGCTGCAAACGATTCAATCATTTTGGTGGATTATGTGAATCGTTTACGCGCCGATGGTAAAGCCCTTCGAGCAGCCATTCTCCAGGCAGGAAAAGATAGATTGAGACCTATTTTGATGACCAGCGTAACTACGATCCTGGCTTTGCTGCCGCTTACCATTGGCATTGGTGAAGGCACTCGACTCCGTGCACCTATGGCCATCGCCGTGATTGGTGGGTTAGTTACCTCCACCATATTGACATTGGTCGTAATTCCGGTGGTGTATGAAATAATTGATGGGTTGAGGAGAAGAGCCAGTTAG
- a CDS encoding ABC transporter ATP-binding protein, whose product MHIKIRNLNKEYPGGVFALQNVNLDISTGMFGLLGPNGAGKSTLMKILATLEKPSSGDVSINGDNVLTHRREIRAKLGYLPQFFGAYPQMTGMEFLTYIAKLSCISSKETKNWVQKTLAQVALSDVRDRKVKTYSGGMLRRLGIAQALVGNPQLLIVDEPTTGLDPEERIRFRNLLAEISSDKIIILSTHIVGDISSTCEDIALLSLGKVVFNGRPEELINKAVGKVWQVTCNEEDFGVISSQMHVISTIPVKNQLLLRVVGDPSNGFNMEELPPNLEDAYMYFMEFVIGEYVEDEESNGEDQA is encoded by the coding sequence ATGCATATAAAAATTCGAAACTTAAATAAAGAATATCCAGGCGGTGTATTTGCACTACAAAATGTAAATCTGGATATCTCCACCGGCATGTTTGGTTTATTGGGTCCCAACGGTGCTGGAAAAAGTACCTTAATGAAAATCCTGGCAACACTTGAAAAGCCTTCTTCAGGAGATGTCTCAATTAATGGTGACAACGTGCTGACTCATCGGCGTGAAATCCGTGCCAAACTTGGCTACCTGCCGCAATTTTTTGGCGCTTATCCACAAATGACCGGAATGGAATTTTTAACCTACATTGCAAAGTTGAGTTGCATTTCATCTAAAGAAACTAAAAACTGGGTGCAAAAGACACTTGCTCAAGTTGCATTGAGCGACGTTCGTGATCGAAAAGTTAAAACATACTCAGGTGGAATGTTACGACGTTTAGGTATAGCACAGGCATTGGTTGGGAATCCGCAGTTACTCATCGTCGATGAGCCCACTACCGGTTTGGATCCTGAGGAAAGAATTCGTTTTCGCAATTTGCTTGCCGAGATTAGCAGCGATAAAATCATTATTCTCAGTACGCACATCGTTGGAGATATATCCAGCACCTGTGAAGATATTGCATTGCTTTCTCTTGGTAAAGTTGTGTTTAACGGTCGGCCTGAAGAATTAATCAATAAAGCAGTGGGTAAGGTTTGGCAAGTCACTTGTAATGAAGAAGATTTTGGAGTTATTTCTTCACAAATGCATGTAATTTCTACCATACCCGTTAAGAACCAGCTTCTTCTTCGTGTCGTGGGTGATCCATCGAACGGATTTAATATGGAAGAACTGCCACCCAATCTTGAGGATGCTTATATGTATTTCATGGAATTTGTGATCGGTGAATATGTCGAGGATGAAGAGAGCAATGGAGAAGATCAAGCGTAA
- a CDS encoding efflux RND transporter periplasmic adaptor subunit — protein MRSKIYVLLFSLSFLLLTSCESGENRSAADLAVPVVVEKVKRGPISEFVSATGTLQAQIAERLVTEVSGILHLVQTNGSVNFSGKRVEAGQFLAEIENREWLLEVRVESQQLAMANAERELQKQEALFREGGVTEKELEIARRNALDARLNYEAAQLRANKLKLIAPISGILSNLQSISDGTYVPVGFQFCTISDYSKVLLNTNLPNSDVGRIRIGQDVIITNYALEGQVFNGKVISINPTVDPQTRTFKVTIEAMNPDLILRPGMFAKADIVAKHQPEAIVIPANTIQTRDNRSVVFVVSGTSAEMIEVTTGISTREEVEIVSGLNGEERLVIKGYETLQDKSKVRVTK, from the coding sequence ATGAGATCAAAAATATATGTACTCCTATTTTCGCTTTCTTTTTTATTGCTTACTTCCTGCGAATCGGGAGAAAATCGTTCCGCCGCCGACCTGGCTGTTCCAGTTGTGGTGGAAAAAGTGAAACGAGGTCCGATTTCGGAATTCGTTTCTGCAACGGGTACTTTACAAGCACAAATCGCGGAAAGATTGGTCACGGAAGTATCTGGAATACTGCACCTGGTACAAACCAATGGGTCGGTTAATTTCAGCGGCAAACGTGTAGAGGCAGGACAATTCCTTGCAGAAATAGAAAATCGGGAATGGCTGTTGGAAGTCAGGGTTGAATCACAACAATTAGCCATGGCCAATGCGGAACGAGAACTGCAAAAACAAGAGGCGTTATTTAGAGAAGGAGGCGTCACAGAAAAAGAGTTGGAAATTGCCCGGAGAAACGCTCTCGATGCTCGATTGAATTACGAAGCTGCTCAACTAAGAGCTAATAAATTGAAGTTAATAGCGCCTATTTCCGGAATTTTATCAAATCTTCAATCCATTTCTGACGGAACTTATGTACCCGTTGGTTTTCAATTCTGCACAATTTCTGATTATTCCAAAGTTCTGTTAAATACGAATTTACCCAATTCTGATGTTGGGCGAATTAGGATTGGACAGGATGTAATCATCACCAATTATGCATTGGAAGGACAAGTATTCAATGGAAAAGTAATCTCCATCAATCCTACTGTCGATCCGCAAACCCGCACATTCAAAGTTACTATTGAAGCCATGAATCCCGATTTAATCCTTCGTCCAGGGATGTTTGCAAAGGCAGATATTGTCGCAAAACACCAACCAGAAGCAATTGTTATCCCTGCAAATACAATTCAAACAAGAGATAACCGCTCAGTCGTTTTCGTTGTTTCCGGAACGAGCGCCGAGATGATAGAAGTGACCACCGGAATTTCTACTCGCGAAGAGGTTGAAATCGTAAGTGGACTCAATGGCGAAGAGAGGTTGGTGATCAAAGGTTATGAAACTTTGCAAGATAAATCTAAAGTTAGGGTCACTAAATGA